The following proteins are encoded in a genomic region of Vidua macroura isolate BioBank_ID:100142 chromosome 10, ASM2450914v1, whole genome shotgun sequence:
- the PEX5L gene encoding PEX5-related protein isoform X3: protein MYQGHMQGKGARAADKAVAMVMKEIPREESAEEKPLLTVASQLVNEQQESRPLLSPSIDDFLCETKPEAVARPVTSNTAVDIQTQIEKWDDVSFHGDRSSKVHPSAERTSSSSRAPSKEILWSTENRSQSELTNVKSALDSDSASELELAPAIQVGEQCGHRTFSCWKRNSNSEGSGLKARSSKEQRWGTPLLSRNHSLEEEFERAKAAVESDTEFWDKMQAEWEEMARRNWISENQEAPGQVTISTIEKGYYFHTDNPFKDWPGAFEEGLKKMKEGDLPVTILYLEAAILQEPNDAEAWQFLGITQAENENEQAAIVALQRCLELQPNNLKALMALAVSYTNTGHQQEAYQSLRNWIKQNPKYKYIVRSKKGSPALTRRMSKTADESSLLEEVKDLYLEAAHQNGDMIDPDLQTGLGVLFHLNGEFNRAIDAFSAALTVRPEDYTLWNRLGATLANGDRSEEAVEAYTRALEIQPGFIRSRYNLGISCINLGAYREAVSNFLTALSLQRKSRNQQHVPHPALSGNIWAALRIALSMMDQPELFQAANVGDLDILLRAFNLEP, encoded by the exons CTGGTGAATGAGCAACAGGAGAGCAGACCCCTCCTGAGCCCCTCCATTGATGACTTTCTCTGTGAAACTAAGCCAGAAGCTGTTGCAAGGCCTGTAACATCGAATACTGCAG ttgatATTCAGACACAGATAGAGAAATGGGATGATGTCAGTTTTCATGGAGACAGGAGTAGCAAGGTCCACCCTTCTGCAGAGCgaacatcatcatcatccagAGCTCCATCAAAAGAGATTTTATG GTCCACAGAAAACAGATCACAGTCTGAGCTGACTAATGTCAAGAGTGCCTTGGACTCTGATTCAGCATCAGAATTAGAACTTGCACCTGCAATACAG GTGGGGGAGCAGTGTGGTCACAGGactttttcctgctggaaaaggaaCTCTAATTCGGAGGGCTCTGGGCTAAAG gcACGGTCAAGTAAGGAGCAGCGTTGGGGAACACCTCTTCTCTCCAGAAATCACTCCTTGGAGGAGGAATTTGAAAGAGCAAAGGCAGCTGTTGAg TCTGACACAGAGTTTTGGGATAAAATGCAAGCAGAATGGGAAGAAATGGCTCGCAGAAACTGGATTTCAGAGAACCAGGAAGCACCAGGGCAAGTCACCATCTCAACCATTGAGAAG GGTTATTATTTCCACACTGACAATCCCTTCAAAGACTGGCCTGGTGCTTTTGAGGAaggactgaaaaaaatgaaagaaggtGACCTGCCTGTTACAATCTTATACCTGGAGGCTGCAATTCTCCAAGAGCCCAACGATGCTGAG GCCTGGCAGTTCCTGGGTATAACacaggcagaaaatgaaaatgagcagGCAGCCATCGTGGCCCTCCAAAG GTGCTTGGAACTGCAGCCAAACAACCTGAAAGCTCTGAtggccctggctgtgagttATACCAACACTGGCCACCAACAAGAAGCCTATCAGTCCCTGAGAAACTGGATAAAGCAAAATCCAAAATACAAGTACATCGTGAGAAGCAAAAAAGGGTCCCCAGCACTTACCAGGAGGATGTCTAAGACAGCAGATGAAAG CTCATTACTTGAAGAAGTAAAGGATTTGTACCTGGAGGCTGCTCACCAGAATGGTGATATGATAGACCCTGACCTGCAGACAGGACTTGGGGTTCTTTTTCACCTGAATGGAGAATTCAACAGAGCAATAGATGCATTTAGTGCTGCTTTAACTGTTCGACCAGAG GACTATACGTTATGGAACCGCCTTGGGGCCACTTTGGCAAACGGGGACCGCAGTGAAGAAGCTGTGGAGGCTTACACACGAGCTCTGGAAATACAGCCTGGCTTCATCCGCTCCAGATACAACCTGGGGATAAGCTGCATCAACCTAGGGGCATACAG AGAGGCTGTCAGCAACTTCCTCACTGCTCTCAGtttgcaaaggaaaagcaggaatcaACAGCACGTTCCCCACCCTGCTCTATCAGGCAATATTTGGGCAGCACTTCGGATTGCTCTGTCTATGATGGACCAGCCAGAACTATTTCAAGCTGCCAATGTGGGTGATCTAGACATTCTCTTAAGAGCTTTTAATCTAGAGCCGTAA
- the PEX5L gene encoding PEX5-related protein isoform X4, giving the protein MYQGHMQGKGARAADKAVAMVMKEIPREESAEEKPLLTVASQLVNEQQESRPLLSPSIDDFLCETKPEAVARPVTSNTAVDIQTQIEKWDDVSFHGDRSSKVHPSAERTSSSSRAPSKEILWSTENRSQSELTNVKSALDSDSASELELAPAIQARSSKEQRWGTPLLSRNHSLEEEFERAKAAVESDTEFWDKMQAEWEEMARRNWISENQEAPGQVTISTIEKGYYFHTDNPFKDWPGAFEEGLKKMKEGDLPVTILYLEAAILQEPNDAEAWQFLGITQAENENEQAAIVALQRCLELQPNNLKALMALAVSYTNTGHQQEAYQSLRNWIKQNPKYKYIVRSKKGSPALTRRMSKTADESSLLEEVKDLYLEAAHQNGDMIDPDLQTGLGVLFHLNGEFNRAIDAFSAALTVRPEDYTLWNRLGATLANGDRSEEAVEAYTRALEIQPGFIRSRYNLGISCINLGAYREAVSNFLTALSLQRKSRNQQHVPHPALSGNIWAALRIALSMMDQPELFQAANVGDLDILLRAFNLEP; this is encoded by the exons CTGGTGAATGAGCAACAGGAGAGCAGACCCCTCCTGAGCCCCTCCATTGATGACTTTCTCTGTGAAACTAAGCCAGAAGCTGTTGCAAGGCCTGTAACATCGAATACTGCAG ttgatATTCAGACACAGATAGAGAAATGGGATGATGTCAGTTTTCATGGAGACAGGAGTAGCAAGGTCCACCCTTCTGCAGAGCgaacatcatcatcatccagAGCTCCATCAAAAGAGATTTTATG GTCCACAGAAAACAGATCACAGTCTGAGCTGACTAATGTCAAGAGTGCCTTGGACTCTGATTCAGCATCAGAATTAGAACTTGCACCTGCAATACAG gcACGGTCAAGTAAGGAGCAGCGTTGGGGAACACCTCTTCTCTCCAGAAATCACTCCTTGGAGGAGGAATTTGAAAGAGCAAAGGCAGCTGTTGAg TCTGACACAGAGTTTTGGGATAAAATGCAAGCAGAATGGGAAGAAATGGCTCGCAGAAACTGGATTTCAGAGAACCAGGAAGCACCAGGGCAAGTCACCATCTCAACCATTGAGAAG GGTTATTATTTCCACACTGACAATCCCTTCAAAGACTGGCCTGGTGCTTTTGAGGAaggactgaaaaaaatgaaagaaggtGACCTGCCTGTTACAATCTTATACCTGGAGGCTGCAATTCTCCAAGAGCCCAACGATGCTGAG GCCTGGCAGTTCCTGGGTATAACacaggcagaaaatgaaaatgagcagGCAGCCATCGTGGCCCTCCAAAG GTGCTTGGAACTGCAGCCAAACAACCTGAAAGCTCTGAtggccctggctgtgagttATACCAACACTGGCCACCAACAAGAAGCCTATCAGTCCCTGAGAAACTGGATAAAGCAAAATCCAAAATACAAGTACATCGTGAGAAGCAAAAAAGGGTCCCCAGCACTTACCAGGAGGATGTCTAAGACAGCAGATGAAAG CTCATTACTTGAAGAAGTAAAGGATTTGTACCTGGAGGCTGCTCACCAGAATGGTGATATGATAGACCCTGACCTGCAGACAGGACTTGGGGTTCTTTTTCACCTGAATGGAGAATTCAACAGAGCAATAGATGCATTTAGTGCTGCTTTAACTGTTCGACCAGAG GACTATACGTTATGGAACCGCCTTGGGGCCACTTTGGCAAACGGGGACCGCAGTGAAGAAGCTGTGGAGGCTTACACACGAGCTCTGGAAATACAGCCTGGCTTCATCCGCTCCAGATACAACCTGGGGATAAGCTGCATCAACCTAGGGGCATACAG AGAGGCTGTCAGCAACTTCCTCACTGCTCTCAGtttgcaaaggaaaagcaggaatcaACAGCACGTTCCCCACCCTGCTCTATCAGGCAATATTTGGGCAGCACTTCGGATTGCTCTGTCTATGATGGACCAGCCAGAACTATTTCAAGCTGCCAATGTGGGTGATCTAGACATTCTCTTAAGAGCTTTTAATCTAGAGCCGTAA
- the PEX5L gene encoding PEX5-related protein isoform X2: MYQGHMQGKGARAADKAVAMVMKEIPREESAEEKPLLTVASQLVNEQQESRPLLSPSIDDFLCETKPEAVARPVTSNTAVLSTGLDLLDLSEPVLQTQNKAKKSENPSRTEGLKASTHRKKTENPDLISVDSEQKAQAARVADKSSLDLVDIQTQIEKWDDVSFHGDRSSKVHPSAERTSSSSRAPSKEILWSTENRSQSELTNVKSALDSDSASELELAPAIQARSSKEQRWGTPLLSRNHSLEEEFERAKAAVESDTEFWDKMQAEWEEMARRNWISENQEAPGQVTISTIEKGYYFHTDNPFKDWPGAFEEGLKKMKEGDLPVTILYLEAAILQEPNDAEAWQFLGITQAENENEQAAIVALQRCLELQPNNLKALMALAVSYTNTGHQQEAYQSLRNWIKQNPKYKYIVRSKKGSPALTRRMSKTADESSLLEEVKDLYLEAAHQNGDMIDPDLQTGLGVLFHLNGEFNRAIDAFSAALTVRPEDYTLWNRLGATLANGDRSEEAVEAYTRALEIQPGFIRSRYNLGISCINLGAYREAVSNFLTALSLQRKSRNQQHVPHPALSGNIWAALRIALSMMDQPELFQAANVGDLDILLRAFNLEP; encoded by the exons CTGGTGAATGAGCAACAGGAGAGCAGACCCCTCCTGAGCCCCTCCATTGATGACTTTCTCTGTGAAACTAAGCCAGAAGCTGTTGCAAGGCCTGTAACATCGAATACTGCAG TATTATCAACAGGTCTGGATCTCTTGGATCTTAGTGAACCTGTCttacaaacccaaaacaaagcaaagaaatcaGAGAATCCTTCAAGAACTGAAGGCTTAAAAGCTTCAACCCACAGAAAGAAGACAGAGAATCCTGACCTGATCAGTGTGGATTCTGAGCAGAAAGCCCAGGCTGCCAGAGTTGCAGACAAGTCTTCTCTAGATTTAG ttgatATTCAGACACAGATAGAGAAATGGGATGATGTCAGTTTTCATGGAGACAGGAGTAGCAAGGTCCACCCTTCTGCAGAGCgaacatcatcatcatccagAGCTCCATCAAAAGAGATTTTATG GTCCACAGAAAACAGATCACAGTCTGAGCTGACTAATGTCAAGAGTGCCTTGGACTCTGATTCAGCATCAGAATTAGAACTTGCACCTGCAATACAG gcACGGTCAAGTAAGGAGCAGCGTTGGGGAACACCTCTTCTCTCCAGAAATCACTCCTTGGAGGAGGAATTTGAAAGAGCAAAGGCAGCTGTTGAg TCTGACACAGAGTTTTGGGATAAAATGCAAGCAGAATGGGAAGAAATGGCTCGCAGAAACTGGATTTCAGAGAACCAGGAAGCACCAGGGCAAGTCACCATCTCAACCATTGAGAAG GGTTATTATTTCCACACTGACAATCCCTTCAAAGACTGGCCTGGTGCTTTTGAGGAaggactgaaaaaaatgaaagaaggtGACCTGCCTGTTACAATCTTATACCTGGAGGCTGCAATTCTCCAAGAGCCCAACGATGCTGAG GCCTGGCAGTTCCTGGGTATAACacaggcagaaaatgaaaatgagcagGCAGCCATCGTGGCCCTCCAAAG GTGCTTGGAACTGCAGCCAAACAACCTGAAAGCTCTGAtggccctggctgtgagttATACCAACACTGGCCACCAACAAGAAGCCTATCAGTCCCTGAGAAACTGGATAAAGCAAAATCCAAAATACAAGTACATCGTGAGAAGCAAAAAAGGGTCCCCAGCACTTACCAGGAGGATGTCTAAGACAGCAGATGAAAG CTCATTACTTGAAGAAGTAAAGGATTTGTACCTGGAGGCTGCTCACCAGAATGGTGATATGATAGACCCTGACCTGCAGACAGGACTTGGGGTTCTTTTTCACCTGAATGGAGAATTCAACAGAGCAATAGATGCATTTAGTGCTGCTTTAACTGTTCGACCAGAG GACTATACGTTATGGAACCGCCTTGGGGCCACTTTGGCAAACGGGGACCGCAGTGAAGAAGCTGTGGAGGCTTACACACGAGCTCTGGAAATACAGCCTGGCTTCATCCGCTCCAGATACAACCTGGGGATAAGCTGCATCAACCTAGGGGCATACAG AGAGGCTGTCAGCAACTTCCTCACTGCTCTCAGtttgcaaaggaaaagcaggaatcaACAGCACGTTCCCCACCCTGCTCTATCAGGCAATATTTGGGCAGCACTTCGGATTGCTCTGTCTATGATGGACCAGCCAGAACTATTTCAAGCTGCCAATGTGGGTGATCTAGACATTCTCTTAAGAGCTTTTAATCTAGAGCCGTAA
- the PEX5L gene encoding PEX5-related protein isoform X1, whose protein sequence is MYQGHMQGKGARAADKAVAMVMKEIPREESAEEKPLLTVASQLVNEQQESRPLLSPSIDDFLCETKPEAVARPVTSNTAVLSTGLDLLDLSEPVLQTQNKAKKSENPSRTEGLKASTHRKKTENPDLISVDSEQKAQAARVADKSSLDLVDIQTQIEKWDDVSFHGDRSSKVHPSAERTSSSSRAPSKEILWSTENRSQSELTNVKSALDSDSASELELAPAIQVGEQCGHRTFSCWKRNSNSEGSGLKARSSKEQRWGTPLLSRNHSLEEEFERAKAAVESDTEFWDKMQAEWEEMARRNWISENQEAPGQVTISTIEKGYYFHTDNPFKDWPGAFEEGLKKMKEGDLPVTILYLEAAILQEPNDAEAWQFLGITQAENENEQAAIVALQRCLELQPNNLKALMALAVSYTNTGHQQEAYQSLRNWIKQNPKYKYIVRSKKGSPALTRRMSKTADESSLLEEVKDLYLEAAHQNGDMIDPDLQTGLGVLFHLNGEFNRAIDAFSAALTVRPEDYTLWNRLGATLANGDRSEEAVEAYTRALEIQPGFIRSRYNLGISCINLGAYREAVSNFLTALSLQRKSRNQQHVPHPALSGNIWAALRIALSMMDQPELFQAANVGDLDILLRAFNLEP, encoded by the exons CTGGTGAATGAGCAACAGGAGAGCAGACCCCTCCTGAGCCCCTCCATTGATGACTTTCTCTGTGAAACTAAGCCAGAAGCTGTTGCAAGGCCTGTAACATCGAATACTGCAG TATTATCAACAGGTCTGGATCTCTTGGATCTTAGTGAACCTGTCttacaaacccaaaacaaagcaaagaaatcaGAGAATCCTTCAAGAACTGAAGGCTTAAAAGCTTCAACCCACAGAAAGAAGACAGAGAATCCTGACCTGATCAGTGTGGATTCTGAGCAGAAAGCCCAGGCTGCCAGAGTTGCAGACAAGTCTTCTCTAGATTTAG ttgatATTCAGACACAGATAGAGAAATGGGATGATGTCAGTTTTCATGGAGACAGGAGTAGCAAGGTCCACCCTTCTGCAGAGCgaacatcatcatcatccagAGCTCCATCAAAAGAGATTTTATG GTCCACAGAAAACAGATCACAGTCTGAGCTGACTAATGTCAAGAGTGCCTTGGACTCTGATTCAGCATCAGAATTAGAACTTGCACCTGCAATACAG GTGGGGGAGCAGTGTGGTCACAGGactttttcctgctggaaaaggaaCTCTAATTCGGAGGGCTCTGGGCTAAAG gcACGGTCAAGTAAGGAGCAGCGTTGGGGAACACCTCTTCTCTCCAGAAATCACTCCTTGGAGGAGGAATTTGAAAGAGCAAAGGCAGCTGTTGAg TCTGACACAGAGTTTTGGGATAAAATGCAAGCAGAATGGGAAGAAATGGCTCGCAGAAACTGGATTTCAGAGAACCAGGAAGCACCAGGGCAAGTCACCATCTCAACCATTGAGAAG GGTTATTATTTCCACACTGACAATCCCTTCAAAGACTGGCCTGGTGCTTTTGAGGAaggactgaaaaaaatgaaagaaggtGACCTGCCTGTTACAATCTTATACCTGGAGGCTGCAATTCTCCAAGAGCCCAACGATGCTGAG GCCTGGCAGTTCCTGGGTATAACacaggcagaaaatgaaaatgagcagGCAGCCATCGTGGCCCTCCAAAG GTGCTTGGAACTGCAGCCAAACAACCTGAAAGCTCTGAtggccctggctgtgagttATACCAACACTGGCCACCAACAAGAAGCCTATCAGTCCCTGAGAAACTGGATAAAGCAAAATCCAAAATACAAGTACATCGTGAGAAGCAAAAAAGGGTCCCCAGCACTTACCAGGAGGATGTCTAAGACAGCAGATGAAAG CTCATTACTTGAAGAAGTAAAGGATTTGTACCTGGAGGCTGCTCACCAGAATGGTGATATGATAGACCCTGACCTGCAGACAGGACTTGGGGTTCTTTTTCACCTGAATGGAGAATTCAACAGAGCAATAGATGCATTTAGTGCTGCTTTAACTGTTCGACCAGAG GACTATACGTTATGGAACCGCCTTGGGGCCACTTTGGCAAACGGGGACCGCAGTGAAGAAGCTGTGGAGGCTTACACACGAGCTCTGGAAATACAGCCTGGCTTCATCCGCTCCAGATACAACCTGGGGATAAGCTGCATCAACCTAGGGGCATACAG AGAGGCTGTCAGCAACTTCCTCACTGCTCTCAGtttgcaaaggaaaagcaggaatcaACAGCACGTTCCCCACCCTGCTCTATCAGGCAATATTTGGGCAGCACTTCGGATTGCTCTGTCTATGATGGACCAGCCAGAACTATTTCAAGCTGCCAATGTGGGTGATCTAGACATTCTCTTAAGAGCTTTTAATCTAGAGCCGTAA